From Rhizobium sp. NZLR1, a single genomic window includes:
- a CDS encoding XRE family transcriptional regulator, whose amino-acid sequence MAERKIFAGPKVRRIRNALALTQTAMAEALEISPSYLNLIERNQRPLTVQLLLKLASVYRVDLEELRGQTGGSLGQLKEVFADPLLSGELPGDQELVEVAEAAPNAASGMIKLYRAYREQAARLSDLTALMAAEGHAPVAAGRLPLDEVRETLERRSAYFGRIETAAEAFAATLPGGLDLAAGLKDWLRAERGIAVRVLPVHVMPDLRRRFDRHSMRLFISERLSPADRAHEIAVEAATLALLPAIDAELDDLSLSSAEARRIARFELARIAALALAMPYEAFLSAAKATRCDIDILRARFGVSFGHAAARLTMLQRPGAAATPFFLIEIDAAGHRLRRAGAQGFPQARFGGGCPKLNIHAAFLQPSQILAETVVMPDGASFLTVARTLDGPSVEFGERLRRTAILIGCDAALGEALVYGQATALDAVEIGPACRLCERRGCLSRAEPPVTRPLGLDEMVAGLSAFDFQ is encoded by the coding sequence ATGGCGGAACGGAAGATATTCGCAGGCCCGAAAGTCAGGCGCATCCGCAATGCGCTGGCGCTGACCCAGACCGCCATGGCCGAAGCCCTTGAAATATCGCCGTCCTATCTGAACCTGATCGAGCGCAACCAGCGGCCGCTGACGGTGCAGCTCCTTCTCAAGCTTGCAAGCGTCTATAGGGTCGACCTGGAGGAGTTGCGCGGGCAGACCGGCGGCAGTCTCGGCCAGCTCAAGGAAGTCTTTGCCGATCCGCTGCTTTCGGGCGAATTGCCCGGCGACCAGGAATTGGTCGAGGTGGCCGAGGCTGCACCCAATGCCGCAAGCGGCATGATCAAGCTTTACCGCGCCTATCGCGAGCAGGCGGCAAGGCTGTCGGACCTGACGGCGCTGATGGCCGCCGAAGGCCATGCGCCTGTCGCTGCCGGCCGGTTGCCGCTCGACGAGGTGCGCGAGACGCTGGAGCGCAGGTCTGCCTATTTCGGGCGGATCGAGACGGCGGCGGAAGCCTTTGCCGCGACGCTCCCCGGTGGCCTCGATCTTGCCGCCGGCCTCAAGGATTGGCTGCGCGCCGAGCGCGGCATCGCGGTGCGTGTCCTGCCCGTCCACGTCATGCCGGATCTGCGCCGCCGTTTCGATCGCCACTCGATGCGGCTTTTCATCTCGGAACGCCTGTCACCGGCCGACCGCGCGCACGAGATCGCCGTTGAGGCCGCCACCCTCGCTTTGCTGCCGGCCATCGATGCCGAACTCGACGATCTCTCTCTCTCCTCGGCCGAGGCCCGCCGCATCGCCCGTTTCGAGCTTGCCCGCATTGCGGCCTTAGCACTCGCAATGCCCTACGAAGCCTTTCTGTCTGCGGCGAAGGCAACGCGCTGCGATATCGATATTCTCAGGGCGCGCTTCGGCGTCTCCTTCGGCCATGCCGCCGCCCGCCTGACGATGCTGCAGCGGCCCGGCGCGGCCGCCACCCCCTTCTTCCTGATCGAGATCGATGCCGCGGGCCACAGGCTGCGGCGGGCGGGCGCCCAGGGCTTTCCGCAGGCCCGTTTCGGCGGCGGCTGTCCGAAGCTCAACATCCACGCTGCCTTCCTGCAGCCGAGCCAGATTCTGGCCGAAACGGTGGTCATGCCTGACGGCGCATCCTTCCTGACGGTCGCCCGCACCCTGGACGGGCCGAGCGTCGAATTCGGCGAAAGGCTGCGGCGCACGGCGATCCTGATCGGCTGCGACGCCGCCCTTGGCGAGGCTCTGGTTTATGGCCAGGCGACGGCGCTCGATGCGGTTGAGATCGGTCCGGCCTGTCGCCTTTGCGAGCGGCGCGGCTGCCTTTCCCGCGCCGAACCGCCGGTGACGCGGCCGCTCGGGCTCGACGAGATGGTGGCGGGGCTCAGCGCCTTCGATTTCCAGTGA
- a CDS encoding ABC transporter permease subunit yields the protein MGKLTSGLYNRLVIVIPYAWLLLFFLAPFFIVFRISVSATAIAMPPYEPVFSFTEGWAGLWSKIGDLSFDNYSYLTDDPLYFNAYVSSVVIAGISTFLTLLIAYPIAYGMAQAPRGLRPTLVMLVILPFWTSFLIRVYAWIAILKPEGLLNQLLQSLHIIDTPLIILNTNTAVYIGIVYSYLPFMVLPLYSALEKMDDTLIEAAQDLGCTPIRAFWRVTFPLSLPGVVAGCMLVFIPAVGEFVIPDLLGGSQTLMIGKTLWSEFNSNRDWPVSSAVATILLLILVIPIVFFQNVQAKAEERGK from the coding sequence ATGGGCAAGCTCACGTCCGGCCTCTACAATCGCCTGGTCATCGTCATCCCTTATGCTTGGCTGCTGCTCTTCTTTCTGGCGCCCTTCTTCATCGTCTTCCGTATTTCGGTATCGGCGACGGCGATCGCCATGCCGCCCTATGAGCCCGTCTTCTCTTTCACCGAGGGCTGGGCCGGCCTCTGGAGCAAAATCGGCGATCTCTCCTTCGACAATTACAGCTACCTCACCGACGACCCGCTCTATTTCAACGCCTATGTCTCGAGCGTGGTGATCGCCGGGATTTCTACCTTCCTGACGCTGCTGATCGCCTATCCGATCGCCTACGGCATGGCGCAGGCGCCCCGCGGCCTGCGCCCGACCCTGGTGATGCTGGTCATCCTGCCCTTCTGGACGAGCTTCCTGATCCGCGTCTACGCCTGGATAGCCATCCTGAAGCCGGAAGGCCTGCTCAACCAGCTCTTGCAGTCGCTGCACATAATCGACACGCCGCTGATCATCCTCAACACCAACACCGCCGTCTATATCGGCATCGTCTATTCCTATCTGCCCTTCATGGTGCTGCCGCTCTATTCAGCTTTGGAAAAGATGGACGATACGCTGATCGAGGCTGCCCAGGATCTTGGGTGCACGCCGATCCGGGCTTTCTGGCGCGTCACCTTCCCCCTGTCGCTTCCCGGCGTGGTGGCGGGCTGCATGCTGGTCTTCATCCCGGCCGTCGGCGAATTCGTCATTCCCGACCTGCTCGGCGGATCGCAGACGCTGATGATCGGCAAGACGCTATGGAGCGAGTTCAACTCGAACCGCGACTGGCCGGTCTCCTCGGCGGTGGCGACCATCCTTCTGCTGATCCTGGTGATCCCGATCGTCTTCTTCCAGAATGTCCAGGCCAAGGCCGAAGAGCGGGGGAAATAA
- a CDS encoding ABC transporter permease subunit yields the protein MLKWTRFNIASVTLGFAFLYLPIVLLVVFSFNESKLVTVWGGFSTKWYASLLTNEALLDAAWVTLRVALLSATFATILGTMAALTLVRYTRFRGRMLFSGMIYAPLVMPDVITGLSLLLLFVAIGFDRGFWTITLAHTTLTMCFVAVVVQSRLLSFDHSIEEAAQDLGAPPVRTFFEITLPIIAPAVLSGWILAFTLSLDDLVIASFTSGPGATTLPMRIYSQVRLGVTPEINAVCTILIAIVAVGVICASIVTKRREIQRQRDERAAAAGA from the coding sequence ATGCTGAAATGGACCCGGTTCAACATCGCCTCCGTCACACTCGGTTTCGCCTTCCTCTATCTGCCGATCGTGCTTCTCGTCGTTTTCTCCTTCAACGAGTCGAAGCTCGTGACCGTCTGGGGCGGCTTCTCGACGAAATGGTATGCATCGCTGCTGACCAACGAGGCGCTGCTCGACGCCGCCTGGGTGACGCTTCGCGTCGCCCTGCTGTCGGCGACCTTCGCGACCATCCTCGGCACGATGGCGGCGCTGACGCTGGTGCGCTATACGCGCTTTCGCGGCCGCATGCTGTTTTCGGGCATGATCTACGCGCCGCTTGTCATGCCCGACGTCATCACCGGCCTGTCGCTGCTGCTGCTCTTCGTCGCGATCGGCTTCGACCGCGGCTTCTGGACGATCACGCTGGCGCATACGACGCTCACCATGTGCTTCGTCGCCGTCGTCGTGCAGTCGCGCCTCTTGAGTTTCGATCATTCGATCGAGGAAGCGGCGCAGGATCTCGGCGCGCCGCCGGTGCGCACCTTTTTCGAGATCACCTTGCCGATCATCGCGCCGGCGGTGCTCTCCGGCTGGATCCTTGCCTTCACCCTGTCGCTCGACGATCTGGTGATCGCAAGTTTCACCTCGGGGCCGGGCGCCACCACGCTGCCGATGCGAATCTACAGCCAGGTCCGCCTCGGCGTGACGCCGGAGATCAACGCTGTGTGCACGATCCTGATCGCCATCGTCGCGGTCGGCGTCATCTGCGCCTCGATCGTCACCAAGCGCCGGGAAATCCAGCGCCAGCGGGACGAGCGTGCGGCGGCTGCCGGCGCCTGA
- a CDS encoding polyamine ABC transporter substrate-binding protein yields MRSIIPSVTAAAVAALLAAAPALAQERVVNVYNWSDYIDSSILEDFTKETGIKVVYDTFDSNETLETKLLAGGSGYDVVVPTVSFMQRQIAAGVYQKLDKSKLPNLVNMWDVIMKGVASFDPGNEYSVDYMWGTTGIGYNVDKVKAALGTDEKPNWDALFDPAKAAKLKDCGIYMLDSPTDVVPSVLAYLGRNPNSTDPADLKKAQEVLVAVRPFVRKFHSSEYISALANGDICIALGYSGDMFQARDRAKEANAGVKVDYSVPSQGAQIFFDVFGIPKDAPHVAEAHEFINYMMKPEVIAKASNFVFYANGNKASQQFLDKEVLDDTAIYPTPEVMAKLFTVPPLDPKTQRLVTRLWTTVVTGQ; encoded by the coding sequence ATGAGGTCAATCATTCCAAGCGTGACGGCCGCCGCCGTTGCCGCGCTCCTTGCCGCCGCGCCGGCCCTTGCGCAGGAGCGTGTGGTCAACGTCTACAACTGGTCGGACTATATCGACAGTTCCATCCTTGAGGATTTCACCAAGGAAACCGGCATCAAGGTCGTCTACGACACCTTCGATTCCAACGAGACGCTGGAAACCAAGCTGCTGGCCGGCGGTTCGGGTTACGACGTCGTCGTTCCCACGGTCTCCTTCATGCAGCGCCAGATCGCCGCCGGCGTCTACCAGAAGCTCGACAAGTCGAAGCTGCCGAACCTGGTCAACATGTGGGACGTCATCATGAAGGGTGTCGCGTCCTTCGATCCCGGCAACGAATACAGCGTCGACTACATGTGGGGCACGACCGGCATCGGCTACAATGTCGACAAGGTCAAGGCTGCCCTCGGCACCGACGAAAAGCCCAATTGGGATGCGTTGTTCGACCCGGCGAAGGCGGCCAAACTGAAGGATTGCGGCATCTATATGCTGGATTCCCCGACGGATGTCGTGCCCTCCGTGCTCGCCTATCTCGGACGCAATCCCAATAGCACCGATCCCGCGGATCTGAAGAAGGCGCAGGAGGTTCTCGTTGCGGTTCGTCCCTTCGTGCGCAAGTTCCATTCCTCGGAATATATCAGCGCCCTGGCGAACGGCGATATCTGCATAGCACTCGGTTATTCCGGCGACATGTTCCAGGCCCGCGACCGCGCTAAGGAAGCCAATGCCGGCGTCAAGGTGGATTATTCGGTCCCGTCGCAGGGCGCGCAGATCTTCTTTGACGTCTTCGGCATTCCGAAGGATGCGCCGCACGTCGCCGAAGCCCATGAATTCATCAACTACATGATGAAGCCGGAGGTGATCGCCAAGGCCTCGAACTTCGTCTTCTACGCCAACGGTAACAAGGCGTCGCAGCAGTTCCTCGACAAGGAGGTCCTCGACGATACGGCGATCTACCCGACGCCGGAGGTGATGGCGAAGCTCTTCACCGTTCCGCCGCTCGATCCGAAGACACAGCGACTCGTGACGCGGCTATGGACCACCGTGGTCACCGGCCAATGA
- a CDS encoding ABC transporter ATP-binding protein, which produces MKSLGNIRRSFAPWTDPSAKPFISIKNVTKRFGDFTAVDNLSLDIYHREFFALLGASGCGKSTLLRMLAGFEQPTSGEIVLDGTDMAGTPPYRRPVNMMFQSYALFPHMTVEKNIAFGLRQDGMAKDEISERVSQMLKLVKLEQFASRKPNQLSGGQRQRVALARSLAKRPKVLLLDEPLGALDKKLREETQFELMDLQQSLGLTFVVVTHDQEEAMTMADRIAVMSHGKVVQVATPAEIYEAPNCRFVADFIGDVNIFDGKVASSGNGTVEIAVDSGFSVRVAASETPSAGSAAGFAIRPEKMRVGRTPPINASVNAARGELWDIAYLGDMTVFHVKLQSGNIVKASSLNAQRSVDDPFTYDQDVWVSFDENAGVLLKD; this is translated from the coding sequence ATGAAGTCTTTAGGCAATATTCGCCGCTCTTTCGCACCTTGGACCGATCCGTCCGCCAAGCCCTTCATTTCCATCAAGAATGTCACCAAGCGTTTCGGCGATTTCACCGCCGTCGATAACCTGTCGCTTGATATCTATCACCGCGAGTTCTTTGCACTGCTCGGCGCCTCCGGCTGCGGCAAGTCGACGCTTCTGCGCATGCTTGCCGGTTTCGAGCAACCGACCTCGGGCGAAATCGTGCTCGACGGCACTGACATGGCAGGCACGCCGCCCTATCGCCGCCCGGTCAACATGATGTTCCAGTCCTATGCGCTTTTCCCGCACATGACGGTCGAGAAGAACATCGCCTTCGGCCTCAGGCAGGACGGCATGGCGAAGGACGAGATATCAGAGCGCGTCTCGCAGATGCTGAAGCTCGTCAAGCTCGAGCAGTTCGCCTCCCGCAAGCCGAACCAGCTTTCCGGCGGCCAGCGCCAGCGCGTGGCGCTGGCCCGTTCGCTTGCCAAGCGCCCGAAGGTGCTGCTGCTCGACGAACCGCTCGGCGCGCTCGATAAGAAGCTGCGCGAGGAAACCCAGTTCGAACTGATGGACCTGCAGCAGAGCCTCGGCCTCACCTTCGTCGTCGTCACCCACGACCAGGAAGAGGCGATGACCATGGCCGATCGTATCGCCGTCATGAGCCACGGCAAGGTCGTGCAGGTGGCGACGCCGGCGGAGATCTACGAGGCGCCGAATTGCCGTTTCGTCGCGGATTTCATTGGCGACGTGAACATCTTCGACGGAAAAGTTGCCTCATCGGGCAACGGCACCGTCGAGATTGCCGTCGATAGCGGCTTCAGCGTGCGTGTCGCCGCTTCCGAAACACCCTCGGCGGGCAGCGCCGCCGGCTTCGCCATCCGGCCGGAAAAAATGCGGGTCGGGCGGACGCCTCCCATCAACGCTTCGGTCAACGCCGCCAGAGGCGAACTCTGGGATATCGCGTATCTCGGCGACATGACCGTCTTCCATGTGAAATTGCAGAGCGGCAACATCGTCAAGGCCTCATCCCTCAATGCGCAGCGCTCCGTCGACGACCCCTTCACCTACGATCAGGACGTCTGGGTCTCCTTCGACGAGAATGCCGGCGTCCTGCTGAAGGATTGA
- a CDS encoding AsmA-like C-terminal region-containing protein has protein sequence MSTSRHRRWRRKIGPVSRWLPAFARLSTVFLLIALALFVALRVAAPYLISTGFVRSGIEDALSKWTGYHAEIKGSPVLEFWPTPRITLNQITIRQPRKSGDKLLGSIDSLSADFSLIDALRGRTSFHEFHLLRPNLALTRDENGLIDWSYAGLLARAISGVRTENGAEVLDPDLDAEIGAVTVEDGTLTVTDIKTAKAYHFDSVTADIAWPRLSGAISAVVIARINGEDLKVDFASRQPLLAFAGRNAETRTSLTSNLLTAHFQGIASIASLSALSGNITASIPDMPALLTWSGKSIPGIATLKSASLESDIMSSGNGLRFNNLSLSLNEASATGVMDLFTQPGKRPKIGGTLAFDEMNLKPFLDAFALRLAAGEAEEISAGISGPLRLLDVDVRLSARRAQMGLFELSDVGASMIVAGGEAKFDIGDSRFEGGEMTAHLEATQRDFDGGGKLQLSIRDADFAALAERLQLKGPLPLATGSLDLDLQSPKAIWTTGLADVTGRLHFWTKEGTIPGIDSAALRTQAAEKPFFPLSAAAGGAFAFNQLNLQADFANGSAEMHDVHIAGTSETLTLSGVITYQSNGLALSGSLDSTDPAKAAELPLLPFFIGGSWPNPVISPVPLLGATPHAQ, from the coding sequence ATGAGCACGTCAAGACATCGCAGGTGGCGCAGGAAGATCGGACCCGTTTCGCGCTGGCTTCCGGCCTTCGCCCGTTTGTCGACAGTCTTCCTGCTGATCGCGCTTGCGCTGTTCGTGGCGTTGAGGGTCGCCGCACCCTATCTCATTTCGACCGGTTTCGTGCGCTCGGGCATCGAGGACGCGCTGTCGAAATGGACGGGTTATCATGCCGAGATCAAAGGTAGTCCGGTTCTGGAATTCTGGCCGACGCCGCGCATCACCCTCAACCAGATCACCATCCGCCAGCCGCGCAAAAGCGGCGACAAGCTGCTCGGCAGCATTGACAGCCTGTCGGCCGATTTCAGCCTCATCGATGCGCTGAGAGGTCGGACGAGCTTTCACGAATTCCACCTGTTGCGCCCCAACCTGGCGTTGACGCGCGACGAGAATGGGCTGATCGACTGGAGTTATGCCGGCCTGCTCGCCCGCGCAATCAGCGGCGTGCGCACCGAAAACGGCGCTGAGGTGCTCGATCCGGATCTCGATGCCGAGATCGGCGCGGTAACGGTCGAAGACGGCACGCTCACGGTCACCGACATCAAGACCGCCAAGGCCTATCATTTCGACAGCGTCACCGCAGATATCGCCTGGCCGAGGCTATCCGGCGCGATCTCCGCGGTCGTCATCGCCCGCATCAATGGCGAGGACCTGAAGGTCGATTTCGCTTCGCGCCAGCCGCTGCTCGCCTTTGCCGGCAGGAATGCCGAGACACGGACGTCGCTCACATCAAACCTGCTGACGGCGCACTTCCAGGGGATTGCCAGCATCGCCAGCCTTTCGGCGCTTTCCGGCAATATCACCGCCAGCATTCCCGATATGCCCGCGCTTCTGACCTGGTCGGGCAAATCGATACCCGGCATCGCAACGCTGAAGAGCGCCTCGCTGGAATCCGACATCATGTCGTCGGGCAACGGGCTGCGCTTCAACAATCTCAGCCTGTCGCTCAACGAAGCGAGTGCCACCGGGGTGATGGACCTTTTCACCCAACCCGGCAAACGACCGAAGATCGGCGGCACGCTCGCCTTCGACGAGATGAACCTCAAGCCGTTCCTCGATGCCTTCGCGCTCAGGCTCGCCGCTGGCGAGGCGGAGGAAATCTCCGCCGGCATAAGCGGGCCGCTGCGGCTGCTCGATGTCGACGTCAGGCTTTCGGCGCGGCGTGCGCAGATGGGTCTCTTCGAGCTTTCCGATGTCGGCGCCAGCATGATCGTTGCCGGCGGCGAAGCGAAATTCGATATCGGCGACAGCCGGTTCGAAGGCGGCGAGATGACCGCGCATCTCGAAGCGACCCAGCGCGACTTCGACGGTGGCGGCAAGCTGCAGCTGTCGATCCGCGATGCCGACTTCGCAGCCCTTGCCGAGCGCCTGCAGCTGAAGGGGCCGCTGCCGCTGGCGACAGGATCGCTCGATCTCGACCTGCAGTCGCCGAAGGCGATCTGGACGACCGGCCTAGCCGACGTCACCGGCAGGCTGCACTTCTGGACAAAGGAAGGCACGATACCCGGCATCGATTCCGCAGCGCTGAGGACGCAGGCAGCCGAAAAACCGTTCTTCCCGCTGAGCGCGGCAGCAGGCGGCGCCTTCGCTTTCAACCAGCTGAACCTTCAGGCCGATTTCGCCAACGGCTCCGCCGAGATGCACGACGTCCATATCGCCGGCACGTCCGAGACGCTGACGCTTTCCGGGGTCATCACCTATCAGTCGAATGGGCTGGCGCTTTCCGGATCGCTTGATTCGACCGATCCGGCCAAGGCGGCAGAGCTGCCGCTTCTGCCGTTCTTCATTGGCGGCTCATGGCCGAACCCGGTGATCTCGCCGGTTCCGCTTCTCGGCGCCACACCGCACGCGCAATAA